One stretch of Streptomyces sp. NBC_00443 DNA includes these proteins:
- the nhaA gene encoding Na+/H+ antiporter NhaA codes for MAAAPRERSPFLGLLPLPERTAIAQALRTETVGGLVLLGAAVVALVWANTPWADAYERIRDFHFGISALGLDLSIGHWTADGLLTLFFLVAGIELKRELVVGELRTPATAALPVIAAISGMIVPAAFYAVTASTGGGSLDGWAVPMATDIAFALAVLAVLSTHLPASLRAFLLTLAVVDDLGGILVIAVFFTSNLNFAALGGAFAGLVVFYLLQRFRVRGWWWYAPLGIAIWALMYNGGVHATVAGVAMGLILRTTRDKDEDRSPGERTSHLLHPVSAGVAVPLFALFAAGVSVSAASLSDVFTRPEPLGVVLGLVLGKTVGIFAGTYLAARFTRARLNPELAWADVFALSALAGIGFTVALLIGELAFPDPAAAGPVKAAVLIGSLIAAVMAAMLVKRRNGVYRRLYEEENRDDDHDGIPDIYQVDATTER; via the coding sequence ATGGCTGCCGCGCCGCGCGAACGTTCCCCCTTTCTCGGCCTCCTGCCGCTGCCCGAGCGCACGGCCATCGCCCAGGCCCTGAGGACGGAAACCGTCGGCGGGCTGGTCCTGCTGGGGGCGGCTGTTGTGGCGCTGGTGTGGGCGAACACGCCCTGGGCTGACGCCTACGAGCGAATACGCGATTTCCACTTCGGTATATCGGCGCTCGGCCTGGACCTCTCCATCGGGCATTGGACCGCCGACGGCCTGCTCACGCTCTTCTTCCTCGTTGCAGGCATTGAACTCAAGCGCGAGCTGGTCGTCGGTGAGCTGCGCACCCCCGCCACCGCCGCCCTACCGGTCATCGCCGCCATCTCGGGCATGATCGTCCCCGCCGCGTTCTACGCGGTCACCGCCTCGACGGGGGGCGGCAGTCTGGACGGCTGGGCGGTGCCCATGGCCACCGACATCGCCTTCGCGCTGGCCGTACTCGCGGTACTCAGCACTCACCTGCCGGCCTCGCTGCGTGCCTTCCTCCTCACCCTCGCCGTTGTCGACGACCTCGGCGGCATCCTCGTCATCGCGGTCTTCTTCACCAGCAACCTGAACTTCGCAGCTCTCGGCGGAGCGTTCGCGGGCCTCGTCGTCTTCTACCTGCTGCAGCGCTTCCGCGTCCGCGGATGGTGGTGGTACGCCCCGCTCGGCATCGCTATCTGGGCGCTGATGTACAACGGCGGCGTCCACGCCACCGTCGCCGGCGTGGCCATGGGCCTCATCCTGCGCACCACCCGCGACAAGGACGAGGACCGCTCTCCCGGCGAACGCACCTCCCACCTCCTCCACCCCGTCTCGGCCGGCGTCGCGGTCCCGCTCTTCGCACTCTTCGCCGCCGGCGTCAGCGTCTCGGCCGCGTCACTGAGCGACGTGTTCACCAGACCCGAACCGCTCGGCGTGGTTCTCGGACTTGTCCTCGGCAAAACGGTCGGGATCTTCGCCGGGACCTACCTGGCCGCGCGCTTCACGCGCGCCCGGCTCAATCCCGAACTGGCCTGGGCCGATGTCTTCGCCCTCTCAGCACTGGCCGGGATCGGCTTCACCGTCGCCCTGCTGATCGGCGAACTCGCCTTCCCCGACCCAGCGGCCGCCGGACCCGTGAAGGCCGCGGTCCTCATCGGCTCCCTGATCGCAGCCGTGATGGCGGCGATGCTGGTCAAGCGTCGCAACGGCGTGTACCGGCGCCTCTACGAGGAGGAGAACCGCGACGACGACCACGACGGCATCCCCGACATCTACCAAGTCGACGCCACCACCGAACGCTGA
- a CDS encoding alanine/glycine:cation symporter family protein — protein sequence MSLDSVTTSVDEAVSGFFEPIAKWLGDVVFYTVPVGGADLPLIVVWLVVAGLVFTGWFGFVQLRKFRLALDVVRGKYDEKGSPGEVNHFQALTAAVSGTVGLGNIAGVAVAVSIGGAGATFWMILCGLLGMATKFVEVTLGVKYREVHADGTVSGGPMHYLPKGLKERFGNGGAKLGKVLAVLASIMILFFGLFGGNLFQTNQSYAQISSTFGGEDGFLASSAGAVLFGLVVSALVGLVLLGGIRSIASVTSRLVPAMAGIYIVACLVVILGNITAVPDAVQNILQRAFDADGVAGGVIGALIVGFQRAAFSNEAGLGSAPIAHSAVKTKHPASEGLVALLEPFIDTVVICTMTALTIAIADPDSWAEARAGESIGGVTITSDAFETVLPWFPAVLTIAVLLFAFSTILTWGYYGLKAWSYLFGKSKTSETVFKAVWSLFVVLGSLMSLDSLISLADSALFLLSVFNIIGLYLLAPVVKRELNSFLEFVRARKAGEITDGDEDQESVKTTV from the coding sequence GTGTCACTCGACTCCGTCACCACCTCCGTCGACGAAGCAGTCAGCGGATTCTTCGAGCCCATAGCCAAGTGGCTCGGGGACGTCGTCTTCTACACGGTCCCCGTAGGAGGTGCAGACCTCCCCCTCATCGTCGTCTGGCTCGTGGTCGCGGGTCTCGTCTTCACCGGCTGGTTCGGGTTCGTCCAGCTCCGCAAGTTCAGACTCGCCCTCGACGTGGTGCGCGGGAAGTACGACGAGAAGGGGTCGCCCGGCGAGGTCAACCACTTCCAGGCGCTGACCGCGGCCGTCTCCGGCACGGTCGGCCTCGGCAACATCGCCGGTGTGGCCGTCGCCGTGTCCATCGGCGGCGCGGGTGCCACGTTCTGGATGATCCTGTGCGGCCTGCTCGGCATGGCCACCAAGTTCGTCGAGGTCACCCTCGGTGTGAAGTACCGCGAGGTGCACGCCGACGGCACCGTCTCCGGCGGTCCGATGCACTACCTGCCCAAGGGCCTCAAGGAGCGCTTCGGCAACGGTGGCGCCAAGCTCGGCAAGGTGCTCGCCGTCCTCGCCTCGATCATGATCCTCTTCTTCGGTCTGTTCGGCGGCAACCTGTTCCAGACCAACCAGAGCTACGCGCAGATCTCCTCGACCTTCGGCGGCGAGGACGGCTTCCTGGCCTCCTCCGCCGGTGCCGTCCTCTTCGGCCTGGTCGTCTCCGCGCTGGTCGGCCTCGTGCTGCTCGGCGGCATCCGCTCCATCGCCTCGGTCACCAGCCGGCTGGTGCCCGCGATGGCTGGCATCTACATCGTGGCCTGCCTGGTCGTCATCCTGGGCAACATCACCGCCGTGCCGGACGCCGTCCAGAACATCCTGCAGCGCGCCTTCGACGCCGACGGCGTCGCGGGCGGTGTGATCGGTGCCCTGATCGTCGGCTTCCAGCGCGCCGCGTTCTCCAACGAGGCCGGTCTCGGCTCCGCCCCCATCGCCCACTCCGCGGTCAAGACCAAGCACCCCGCGAGCGAGGGTCTGGTCGCCCTGCTGGAGCCGTTCATCGACACGGTCGTCATCTGCACCATGACCGCGCTGACCATCGCCATCGCCGACCCGGACAGCTGGGCCGAGGCCCGCGCGGGCGAGAGCATCGGCGGCGTCACCATCACCTCCGACGCCTTCGAGACCGTACTGCCCTGGTTCCCGGCCGTGCTCACCATCGCGGTGCTGCTGTTCGCCTTCTCCACGATCCTGACCTGGGGCTACTACGGCCTCAAGGCCTGGTCGTACCTGTTCGGCAAGAGCAAGACCAGCGAGACCGTCTTCAAGGCCGTCTGGAGCCTGTTCGTGGTCCTGGGCTCCCTGATGTCCCTCGACTCGCTGATCAGCCTCGCCGACTCCGCGCTCTTCCTGCTGTCGGTCTTCAACATCATCGGCCTGTACCTCCTCGCCCCGGTCGTCAAGCGCGAACTCAACTCCTTCCTGGAGTTCGTCCGGGCCCGCAAGGCCGGCGAGATCACCGACGGCGACGAAGACCAGGAGTCGGTGAAGACCACCGTCTGA
- a CDS encoding Stp1/IreP family PP2C-type Ser/Thr phosphatase encodes MYPEPTGEVRMSLSLRFAAGSHKGMIREGNEDSGYAGPRLLAIADGMGGAAAGEVASSEAISTIVALDDDVPGSDILTSLGTAVQRANDQLRAMVDEDPQLEGMGTTLTALLWTGQRLGLVHVGDSRAYLLRDGVLTQITQDHTWVQRLVDEGRITEEEATTHPQRSLLMRALGSGDHVDPDLSIREVRAGDRYLICSDGLSGVVSHQTLEDTLASYQGPQETVQELIQLALRGGGPDNITVIIADVLDLDTGDTLAGQLSDTPVVVGAVAENQQHHLHDNGIMQTPAGRASGLGRQVPGQGGGGGEFGPPGSGDTTGYVPAGGFGDYTDDDFVKPRKGRKWLKRSFYSALALAVIGGGLYGGWRWTQTQYYVGTNEEHVALYRGISQDLAWVSLSKVEKDHPEIELKYLPPYQQKLVEGTITEGGLKDAQAKIDELALQASACKKRSDQQAAQSEQNAKTGEGEAGGTTGTTRTSLTSKATPTPNPSASTQSPPPSSSTSPTPPATPKPGPTLSEEEQKVVTNCGTQ; translated from the coding sequence ATGTATCCGGAGCCGACGGGCGAGGTGCGCATGAGTCTGTCACTGCGCTTCGCCGCCGGATCGCACAAAGGCATGATCCGGGAGGGCAACGAGGACTCCGGATACGCCGGTCCGCGCCTGCTCGCCATCGCCGACGGCATGGGCGGCGCCGCCGCGGGCGAGGTCGCCTCCTCCGAGGCGATCTCCACCATCGTCGCCCTCGACGACGACGTCCCCGGCTCCGACATCCTCACCTCGCTCGGTACGGCCGTACAGCGCGCCAACGACCAGCTGCGCGCGATGGTCGACGAGGACCCGCAGCTGGAGGGCATGGGCACCACGCTCACCGCCCTGCTGTGGACCGGGCAACGCCTCGGCCTCGTCCACGTCGGCGACTCCCGCGCGTACCTGCTCCGCGACGGCGTCCTGACCCAGATCACGCAGGACCACACCTGGGTGCAGCGCCTCGTCGACGAGGGCCGAATCACCGAAGAGGAAGCCACCACGCACCCCCAACGCTCCCTGCTGATGCGGGCGTTGGGCAGCGGCGACCATGTCGACCCCGACCTCTCCATCCGCGAGGTCCGCGCCGGCGACCGGTACCTGATCTGCTCCGACGGCCTCTCCGGCGTCGTGTCCCACCAGACCCTGGAAGACACCCTCGCCAGCTACCAGGGCCCGCAGGAGACCGTCCAGGAGCTCATCCAGCTCGCGCTGCGCGGCGGCGGCCCCGACAACATCACCGTGATCATCGCCGACGTCCTCGACCTGGACACCGGCGACACCCTGGCCGGGCAGCTGTCCGACACCCCGGTCGTCGTCGGCGCGGTCGCCGAGAACCAGCAGCACCACCTGCACGACAACGGCATCATGCAGACCCCCGCCGGCCGCGCCTCCGGGCTCGGCCGTCAGGTGCCCGGACAGGGCGGCGGAGGCGGCGAGTTCGGCCCGCCCGGCTCCGGCGACACCACCGGCTATGTACCCGCGGGCGGCTTCGGCGACTACACCGACGACGACTTCGTCAAGCCCCGCAAGGGCCGCAAGTGGCTGAAGAGATCCTTCTACTCGGCCCTCGCCCTCGCCGTCATCGGCGGCGGCCTGTACGGCGGTTGGCGCTGGACGCAGACCCAGTACTACGTCGGCACCAACGAGGAACACGTCGCCCTGTACCGCGGGATCAGCCAGGACCTGGCCTGGGTCTCGCTCTCGAAGGTGGAGAAGGACCACCCCGAGATCGAACTCAAGTACCTGCCGCCGTACCAGCAGAAGCTCGTCGAGGGGACCATCACCGAGGGCGGCCTCAAGGACGCCCAGGCGAAGATCGACGAGCTGGCGCTTCAGGCCTCCGCCTGCAAGAAGCGCTCCGATCAGCAGGCCGCCCAGAGCGAGCAGAACGCCAAGACGGGCGAGGGCGAGGCCGGAGGCACCACGGGAACCACCCGTACCTCCCTTACGTCCAAGGCGACACCGACACCGAATCCCTCGGCGTCCACCCAGTCCCCGCCCCCGTCCTCCTCCACCTCCCCGACCCCGCCTGCGACGCCAAAGCCCGGCCCCACTCTCTCGGAGGAAGAGCAGAAGGTCGTCACGAACTGCGGCACGCAGTAG